A genomic segment from Hypomesus transpacificus isolate Combined female chromosome 13, fHypTra1, whole genome shotgun sequence encodes:
- the LOC124475685 gene encoding corticotropin-releasing factor receptor 1 isoform X2, which produces MTMNPEVHESNVIWCRLVTASFNYFHSTNFFWMFGEGCYLHTAIVLTYSTDKLRKWMFICIGWCIPFPIIVAWAIGKLYYDNEKCWFGKRSGVYTDYIYQGPMILVLVINFIFLFNIVRILMTKLRASTTSETMQYRKAVKATLVLLPLLGITYMLFFVNPGEDEISQIVFIYFNSFLESFQGFFVSVFYCFLNSEVRSAVRKRWHRWQEQHSIRARMTRAMSIPTSPSRVSFHSMKQSTSL; this is translated from the exons ATGACCATGAACCCTGAGGTGCACGAAAGCAACGTA ATTTGGTGCCGCCTTGTCACAGCCTCTTTTAATTACTTCCATTCAACCAACTTCTTCTGGATGTTTGGGGAGGGCTGCTACCTCCACACAGCTATCGTGCTAACCTACTCCACGGACAAGCTACGAAAGTGGATGTTCATATGCATCGGCTGGT GTATCCCTTTCCCAATTATTGTCGCATGGGCCATTGGGAAGCTGTATTACGACAATGAGAA GTGCTGGTTTGGTAAGCGATCCGGGGTGTACACAGACTACATCTACCAAGGCCCGATGATCCTTGTATTAGTG ATCAATTTCATTTTCCTCTTCAACATAGTAAGGATCCTCATGACCAAACTACGAGCATCCACCACATCTGAGACCATGCAATACAG AAAAGCTGTGAAGGCAACTCTGGTGCTTCTACCTCTATTGGGAATAACATACATGTTATTCTTTGTCAACCCGGGAGAAGATGAAATATCCCAGATCGTGTTCATATATTTCAACTCATTTTTAGAGTCCTTTCAG GGcttttttgtgtctgtgttttactGCTTCCTAAACAGTGAG GTGCGGTCAGCAGTCCGGAAGCGTTGGCACCGTTGGCAGGAGCAGCATTCTATCCGTGCCAGGATGACTCGAGCTATGTCCATTCCTACATCCCCGTCTCGGGTCAGCTTCCATAGTATGAAGCAGTCCACCTCTCTCTGA